The Breoghania sp. genome has a segment encoding these proteins:
- the urtA gene encoding urea ABC transporter substrate-binding protein, producing MMASSLSAGLTTTAMAQEDTIKVGILHSLSGTMAISETTLKDVMLMLIEEQNKKGGVLGKKLEAVVVDPASDWPLFAEKARELISVNEVSAVFGCWTSVSRKSVLPVFEELNSVLFYPVQYEGEESQRNVFYTGAAPNQQAIPAVDYLMNEEGVERWVLAGTDYVYPRTTNKILEAYLKAKGVAAEDIMINYTPFGHSDWQTIVSDIKTFGSAGKKTAVVSTINGDANVPFYKELGNQGVKAEDIPVVAFSVGEEELAGLDTAPLVGHLAAWNYFQSVDTDVNAEFIDAWHAFIKDEERVTNDPMEAHYIGFNMWVKAVEKAGSTDPDAVIDALVGVTVPNLTGGYSAMMPNHHITKPVLIGEIQDDGQFQTVYETAGLVPGDAWSDYLPDSADLISDWRAPMSCGNFNVATGKCGGKGE from the coding sequence CATGGCGATCTCCGAGACCACCCTCAAGGACGTCATGCTGATGCTCATCGAGGAGCAGAACAAGAAGGGCGGCGTGCTCGGCAAGAAGCTTGAGGCGGTTGTCGTCGATCCGGCCTCCGACTGGCCGCTCTTTGCGGAAAAGGCCCGCGAGCTGATCTCCGTCAACGAGGTTTCCGCGGTCTTCGGCTGCTGGACTTCCGTGTCGCGCAAGTCCGTTCTGCCGGTCTTTGAAGAGCTGAATTCCGTCCTCTTCTATCCCGTCCAGTATGAGGGGGAGGAGTCCCAGCGCAACGTCTTCTATACCGGGGCGGCTCCGAACCAGCAGGCCATCCCGGCGGTCGATTACCTGATGAACGAGGAAGGTGTGGAGCGCTGGGTTCTGGCGGGCACCGACTATGTCTATCCGCGCACGACCAACAAGATCCTTGAGGCCTATCTGAAGGCCAAGGGCGTTGCCGCCGAAGACATCATGATCAACTACACGCCCTTCGGTCATTCCGACTGGCAGACCATCGTCTCCGACATCAAGACCTTCGGCTCGGCAGGCAAGAAGACCGCTGTGGTCTCCACCATCAATGGCGACGCCAATGTCCCCTTCTACAAGGAGCTGGGCAATCAGGGCGTGAAGGCCGAGGACATCCCCGTGGTGGCCTTCTCCGTGGGTGAGGAAGAACTCGCCGGTCTCGATACCGCGCCGCTTGTCGGTCACCTTGCCGCCTGGAACTATTTCCAGTCCGTCGACACCGACGTCAACGCCGAGTTCATCGACGCCTGGCACGCCTTCATCAAGGACGAGGAGCGCGTCACCAACGATCCCATGGAAGCCCACTATATCGGCTTCAACATGTGGGTGAAGGCGGTCGAGAAGGCGGGTTCCACCGATCCGGACGCGGTCATCGATGCGCTCGTCGGCGTAACTGTTCCCAACCTGACTGGTGGCTATTCCGCGATGATGCCGAACCACCACATCACCAAGCCGGTGCTGATCGGCGAAATCCAGGACGATGGCCAGTTCCAGACCGTCTACGAGACCGCCGGTCTTGTGCCGGGCGATGCCTGGTCCGACTACCTGCCGGACTCAGCCGACCTGATCTCCGATTGGCGCGCTCCAATGTCTTGCGGCAACTTCAATGTCGCGACCGGCAAGTGCGGCGGAAAGGGCGAATGA
- the urtB gene encoding urea ABC transporter permease subunit UrtB, which translates to MFNPRSFISALAFAFAALAVSVGGTGSTMAQEKPALRALLNELPNGRYDDTERQIEAIAATGDEAAVPALQALGSNDLMARKSDGVVFIVKKAGRDYLLFDAITGEAAGEAGRREMARIKINNRLRRAIKAALGTLTLMSSNPERRMRAAEQVFKARDPEAIETIDEALGVEKDATIAGLLREARAAAVLASDASEADKIDAVAVIAARGDQEARGILAATADSSEGDLKAAAARALGKVDQVLAMWGAAQNVWYGLSLGSVLLLAAIGLAITFGVMGVINMAHGEMVMIGAYTTFVVQEIIRTSAPWLFDASLAIALPLAFLIAGGVGVALERFVIRFLYGRPLETLLATWGISLILQQAVRTIFGANNREVGNPGWMSGLTEIGGLTITYNRLWIIVFSLVVFAVLIGVLKKTRFGLYTRAVTQNRRMASSMGIRTPWVDAMTFGLGSGIAGIAGVALSQIDNVSPNLGQSYIIDSFMVVVFGGVGNLWGTLVGAMTLGVVNKFLEPYAGAVLGKILVLVFIILFIQKRPRGLFALKGRAVEA; encoded by the coding sequence ATGTTCAATCCACGATCGTTCATTTCCGCACTGGCCTTCGCCTTCGCTGCATTGGCGGTGAGCGTCGGGGGAACCGGCTCGACCATGGCGCAGGAAAAGCCCGCGTTGCGCGCGCTCCTCAACGAGTTGCCGAACGGGCGCTATGACGACACCGAGCGCCAGATCGAGGCGATCGCGGCCACCGGCGACGAGGCCGCCGTGCCCGCCCTTCAGGCACTGGGCTCCAATGATCTCATGGCGCGCAAGTCCGACGGCGTCGTCTTCATCGTGAAGAAGGCCGGACGCGACTATCTGCTTTTCGATGCGATTACCGGTGAGGCCGCAGGCGAAGCGGGCCGCCGCGAGATGGCGCGCATCAAGATCAACAATCGGCTTCGGCGCGCCATCAAGGCCGCGCTCGGAACGCTGACCCTGATGTCCTCCAATCCGGAGCGCCGGATGCGCGCGGCGGAACAGGTTTTCAAGGCGCGTGATCCGGAGGCCATCGAGACGATCGACGAGGCGCTGGGCGTGGAGAAGGATGCGACGATCGCAGGCCTCTTGCGCGAGGCCCGTGCGGCGGCGGTTCTCGCTTCCGATGCGTCCGAGGCCGACAAGATCGACGCTGTGGCTGTCATTGCCGCGCGCGGCGATCAGGAAGCGCGCGGCATTCTTGCCGCCACCGCGGACAGCTCCGAAGGAGACCTGAAGGCCGCCGCCGCCCGCGCGCTGGGCAAGGTGGATCAGGTCCTCGCCATGTGGGGCGCAGCGCAGAATGTCTGGTACGGGCTGTCGCTCGGCTCCGTGCTGCTGCTGGCGGCCATCGGGCTTGCCATCACTTTCGGTGTGATGGGGGTCATCAACATGGCCCATGGCGAGATGGTGATGATCGGGGCCTACACGACGTTTGTCGTGCAGGAGATCATTCGCACCTCAGCGCCCTGGCTTTTCGACGCCTCGCTCGCGATCGCTCTGCCGCTGGCCTTCCTGATCGCAGGCGGCGTCGGTGTGGCGCTGGAGCGTTTCGTCATTCGCTTTCTCTATGGTCGTCCGCTTGAAACGCTGCTGGCGACTTGGGGCATCTCGCTGATCCTGCAACAGGCGGTGCGCACGATTTTCGGCGCGAACAATCGCGAGGTCGGCAATCCGGGCTGGATGTCGGGCCTGACGGAGATCGGCGGGTTGACGATCACCTATAACCGGCTCTGGATCATCGTCTTCTCGCTGGTGGTTTTCGCGGTTCTGATCGGTGTCTTGAAGAAGACGCGTTTCGGGCTCTACACCCGTGCGGTCACCCAGAACCGGCGCATGGCAAGCTCCATGGGCATTCGCACACCCTGGGTGGATGCGATGACCTTCGGGCTCGGCTCCGGCATTGCGGGCATCGCGGGCGTGGCGCTTTCCCAGATCGACAACGTCTCGCCCAATCTCGGCCAGAGCTACATCATCGACAGCTTCATGGTCGTGGTCTTTGGCGGGGTCGGAAACCTCTGGGGCACGCTTGTGGGCGCGATGACGCTTGGCGTCGTCAACAAGTTCCTTGAACCCTATGCAGGCGCGGTGCTCGGCAAGATCCTCGTGCTCGTCTTCATCATTCTTTTCATCCAGAAGCGTCCGCGGGGCCTGTTCGCCCTCAAGGGCCGGGCGGTCGAGGCATGA
- the urtC gene encoding urea ABC transporter permease subunit UrtC has protein sequence MITSFILRAIDGRGAIFLVLLAAFAVAVPAGNLLFAPDHPLHVPTYAVSLLGKYMCYAVLALSVDLVWGYCGILSLGHGAFFALGGYAMGMYLMRQIGARGVYGNPDLPDFMVFLNWKELPWYWYGFDSFPFAFAMVAIVPGLLAFVFGWFAFRSRVTGVYLSIITQAMTYALLLAFFRNDMGFGGNNGLTDFKDILGFSVQAEGTRAALFFATVVAVALGFLIARAVTRSKLGKVLVAVRDAESRTRFLGYRVEHYKLFVWVLSAMMAGVAGALYVPQVGIINPGEFAPANSIEVVIWVAVGGRGTLVGAVLGAVLVNFAKTWFTAAFPEFWLFALGGLFVAVTLFLPRGIVGTVGQGWSVLRQRRLSARTEAGTDESLMETGAVGGMKHQAAE, from the coding sequence ATGATCACTTCCTTCATCCTGCGCGCCATCGATGGTCGGGGTGCTATTTTTCTGGTCCTGCTCGCCGCCTTCGCGGTGGCGGTTCCTGCCGGAAACCTGCTCTTTGCGCCCGACCATCCGCTGCATGTGCCGACCTATGCGGTGAGCCTTCTGGGCAAATACATGTGTTATGCGGTGCTGGCGCTCTCGGTCGATCTGGTGTGGGGCTATTGCGGCATTCTCTCGCTCGGCCACGGGGCGTTCTTCGCGCTCGGCGGTTATGCGATGGGCATGTATCTGATGCGCCAGATCGGGGCGCGCGGCGTCTATGGCAACCCGGACCTGCCGGATTTCATGGTGTTCCTCAACTGGAAGGAACTGCCCTGGTACTGGTACGGCTTCGACAGCTTTCCCTTCGCTTTCGCCATGGTGGCGATCGTGCCGGGGCTGCTGGCCTTCGTCTTCGGCTGGTTCGCCTTCCGCTCACGGGTCACCGGCGTCTATCTCTCTATCATCACGCAGGCCATGACCTATGCGCTGCTGCTGGCATTTTTTCGCAATGACATGGGCTTTGGCGGCAATAACGGCCTGACCGACTTCAAGGACATCCTCGGCTTCTCGGTCCAGGCGGAGGGCACGCGTGCGGCGCTGTTCTTCGCCACGGTGGTGGCTGTCGCACTAGGCTTTCTCATCGCCCGCGCGGTCACGCGTTCCAAGCTCGGCAAGGTGCTGGTGGCGGTGCGCGATGCGGAAAGCCGGACGCGGTTCCTCGGCTACCGGGTGGAACACTACAAGCTCTTCGTGTGGGTGCTCTCGGCGATGATGGCAGGCGTTGCGGGTGCGCTCTACGTGCCGCAGGTGGGCATCATCAATCCCGGCGAATTCGCGCCTGCCAATTCCATCGAGGTCGTGATCTGGGTGGCGGTCGGCGGTCGCGGCACACTGGTGGGGGCCGTCCTGGGGGCAGTGCTTGTTAATTTCGCAAAGACGTGGTTCACCGCGGCCTTTCCGGAATTCTGGCTCTTCGCGCTGGGCGGCCTTTTCGTGGCGGTGACGCTGTTCCTGCCCAGGGGCATCGTCGGCACGGTCGGTCAGGGCTGGAGCGTTCTTCGCCAGCGCAGGCTTTCGGCTCGCACGGAAGCGGGCACGGACGAGAGCCTGATGGAGACCGGGGCTGTCGGCGGCATGAAACATCAGGCGGCGGAGTGA
- the urtD gene encoding urea ABC transporter ATP-binding protein UrtD, whose product MLAQASNSVLYLDGVSVSFDGFKALNSLSLVLQPGEMRAIIGPNGAGKTTMMDVITGKTQPDVGEIYFDGAVDLTKLDEAEIAELGIGRKFQKPTVFESHTVLDNLELALKTPRGPFSTLFHRASSEERARIDGLLEQIRLTDRRDELAANLSHGQKQWLEIGMLLAQDPKLMLVDEPAAGMTDAETAETATMLKEINKTRSVVVVEHDMTFVRDLGVKVTVLHEGSVLAEGALDHVSADPRVVEVYLGR is encoded by the coding sequence ATGCTGGCGCAGGCTTCCAACTCGGTTCTCTATCTCGATGGTGTCTCCGTCTCGTTTGATGGCTTCAAGGCACTCAACTCGCTGTCGCTGGTTCTTCAGCCGGGCGAGATGCGGGCGATCATCGGGCCCAACGGGGCGGGCAAGACCACGATGATGGACGTCATCACCGGCAAGACGCAGCCGGATGTGGGCGAAATCTATTTCGACGGCGCGGTCGATCTGACGAAGCTCGACGAGGCGGAGATCGCTGAACTCGGCATCGGGCGGAAGTTCCAGAAGCCCACGGTCTTTGAAAGTCACACCGTGCTCGACAATCTGGAACTGGCGCTGAAGACCCCGCGGGGACCGTTTTCGACGCTGTTTCATCGGGCCAGCAGCGAGGAGAGGGCCCGCATCGACGGTCTTCTGGAACAGATCCGGTTAACGGATCGGCGCGATGAACTGGCCGCCAATCTCAGCCACGGCCAGAAGCAATGGCTGGAGATCGGCATGCTGTTGGCGCAGGACCCCAAGCTGATGCTCGTCGATGAACCGGCCGCCGGCATGACGGATGCGGAGACGGCGGAAACCGCGACCATGCTGAAGGAAATCAACAAGACCCGCTCCGTCGTGGTGGTGGAACACGACATGACCTTCGTGCGCGATCTGGGCGTCAAGGTCACGGTCCTGCACGAGGGCTCGGTTCTGGCGGAAGGCGCGCTCGATCACGTCTCCGCCGATCCAAGGGTCGTGGAAGTCTATCTGGGGCGGTAG
- the urtE gene encoding urea ABC transporter ATP-binding subunit UrtE: MLSVENIDLYYGAAQALKGVSLTAEAGKVTCLMGRNGVGKTSTLRAIVGQHPVSKGMIKLEGETITSLSPYRRARKGIAIVPQGREIFPLLSVKENLETGFAATSEKTIPESVFELFPVLKDMLRRRGGDLSGGQQQQLAIGRALVTRPKLLVLDEPTEGIQPSIIKDIGRAIEWLRDQGTMAIVLVEQYFEFARDLADTFAVMDRGEVVLQGTREAMVESEMRAHLTV, translated from the coding sequence ATGCTGAGCGTTGAGAACATCGATCTCTATTATGGAGCCGCGCAGGCGCTCAAGGGCGTTTCGCTCACCGCGGAAGCGGGCAAGGTGACCTGCCTGATGGGGCGCAACGGCGTGGGCAAGACGTCCACGCTGCGCGCCATTGTCGGCCAGCACCCGGTTTCAAAGGGCATGATCAAGCTGGAAGGGGAGACGATCACCTCTCTGTCGCCCTATCGTCGTGCGCGAAAGGGCATCGCCATCGTGCCCCAGGGGCGCGAGATCTTCCCGCTTCTGAGCGTGAAGGAGAATCTGGAAACAGGTTTCGCCGCCACGTCGGAAAAGACGATCCCGGAAAGCGTGTTCGAACTTTTTCCCGTTCTGAAAGACATGCTGCGCCGTCGCGGAGGCGATCTCTCCGGCGGTCAGCAGCAGCAGCTCGCCATTGGACGTGCGCTGGTCACCAGGCCCAAGCTTCTGGTGCTGGATGAGCCGACGGAGGGCATTCAGCCCTCCATCATCAAGGATATCGGGCGCGCCATCGAATGGCTGCGCGATCAGGGCACCATGGCGATCGTTCTGGTGGAGCAGTATTTCGAATTCGCCCGCGATCTGGCCGACACGTTCGCGGTGATGGATCGCGGCGAGGTCGTCCTGCAGGGCACACGGGAGGCGATGGTGGAAAGCGAGATGCGGGCACATCTGACGGTTTGA
- a CDS encoding AsmA family protein, with translation MKRILVGAAGILLLLLIVALVIPFFLPKDAIKRQIVAEIEGATGWRLRVDGAVGISLLPSVSLTARDVGLSGEAGADGVEFAKVSSISFGLSLGALLGGNAHITGITLREPRILLETDAAGRTSWAPRRTLSDLIEESLSSDLPAPGSSQADDGARRILPPAPGEERTVAQEAMPAEQAGDDLASLLRRVRVDDLSIVDGSLVFSDLRSGQATRITAINTSLALPSPDEPALLAGSFGWQERTFEVEAELGSPIALVQQRPSEISAKLSSDFGTATVSGRIAAQPFSGTLRIGLSGDSLNEALAALGAAAPGGRDLGAYDLAATADVQPERITIEDFSLAAADSKATGRAVVDTGAAEPVVTASIAMDTLDLTRFGVTGLDPAAGRLEAFTLDFALDGLARPATAKGGFLWNGERFDISGSAAPEPLMAGDPAPVEVAVANRHLTVGARGNLTGGAFDGKLSLETANLRDMMAWLGSPLPPGNGLKAFAVAGKFSGSADGVAFRQTRISLDGTVGDAEGELSLGGARPRVSASLSLDTLVLDPYLGGGGSARSAGGNGGGRSAGGNGGAQASGWSTERIDFSGLKSVDADLAISASSIRWDKLTIGQSKLTVAIAGGKLKADLNPLNLYDGAASGTVRIDGTSAQPTVAASFSLERLEAHPFLRDLADFRALHGKTAITFDVTTAGASQAALASALSGKALVKFTNGSLRGINIPSMVRNLSAQTLLGWGDTGDEQATDFSELSASFDIANGVASTSDLRLLGPLVRVTGGGRTDIGRQTLDWRVEPRIVPTLEGQGNSAEMVGLGVPVVIKGSWANPRIYPDIKGILENPAEAYKQLQSVGGGLLDLVKKNPAKAVENTVKQLTGEGIDINKVMDGEIDDDAVLKTIEQGFKVAPNLFGIGKKKKQ, from the coding sequence GTGAAACGCATCCTCGTCGGCGCTGCCGGTATACTCTTGCTGCTCTTGATAGTGGCCCTGGTGATCCCCTTCTTTCTTCCCAAGGACGCGATCAAGCGTCAGATCGTGGCGGAAATCGAGGGTGCGACGGGCTGGCGATTGCGGGTGGACGGGGCCGTCGGCATCAGCCTGCTGCCCTCCGTATCCCTTACTGCGCGCGATGTCGGGCTTTCCGGCGAGGCGGGGGCCGATGGCGTTGAATTCGCCAAGGTCTCCTCCATCAGCTTTGGCCTGTCGCTGGGGGCATTGCTCGGCGGCAATGCGCATATCACCGGCATCACGCTGCGCGAGCCGCGTATCCTTCTGGAGACCGACGCGGCCGGCCGCACGAGTTGGGCGCCGCGCCGTACGCTGAGTGATCTGATCGAGGAATCCCTTTCGAGCGATCTTCCGGCACCAGGGTCAAGCCAGGCAGATGACGGCGCGCGCCGGATCTTGCCGCCCGCACCGGGCGAGGAACGCACCGTCGCGCAAGAGGCCATGCCGGCGGAGCAGGCCGGCGACGATCTCGCCTCCTTGTTGCGCCGTGTGCGGGTCGATGACCTGTCCATCGTCGATGGAAGTCTTGTCTTTTCCGATTTGCGAAGCGGGCAGGCGACCCGCATCACCGCGATCAACACCTCTCTGGCCCTTCCCTCTCCGGATGAACCGGCGCTGCTTGCCGGCAGCTTCGGGTGGCAGGAGCGGACGTTCGAGGTGGAGGCAGAACTCGGTTCCCCAATCGCGCTCGTCCAGCAGCGCCCCAGCGAAATCTCCGCCAAGCTCTCCAGCGACTTCGGTACGGCGACCGTTTCCGGGCGCATCGCCGCCCAGCCGTTTTCCGGCACGTTGCGCATCGGACTTTCCGGCGACAGTCTGAACGAGGCGCTCGCCGCATTGGGGGCTGCCGCGCCTGGCGGAAGGGACCTTGGCGCCTATGATCTTGCGGCGACCGCCGATGTGCAGCCCGAACGGATTACCATCGAGGATTTTTCACTCGCCGCCGCCGACAGCAAGGCGACCGGACGCGCTGTCGTCGATACCGGTGCGGCGGAACCGGTGGTCACGGCCAGCATTGCGATGGACACGCTGGATCTGACCCGCTTCGGTGTGACCGGGCTCGATCCGGCCGCGGGGCGGCTTGAGGCATTCACGCTCGATTTCGCGCTCGACGGCCTTGCCCGGCCCGCGACCGCGAAGGGAGGCTTCCTGTGGAACGGCGAGCGGTTTGACATTTCGGGCTCGGCCGCACCGGAACCGCTCATGGCGGGCGATCCCGCGCCCGTTGAGGTCGCGGTTGCAAACCGGCATCTGACGGTCGGCGCGCGCGGAAATCTCACCGGCGGCGCGTTTGACGGCAAGCTCTCTCTTGAAACCGCGAACCTGCGGGACATGATGGCCTGGCTGGGGTCCCCCCTGCCTCCGGGCAACGGCCTCAAGGCCTTTGCGGTTGCAGGCAAATTCTCCGGGTCTGCGGATGGGGTTGCCTTCCGGCAGACGCGGATTTCACTTGATGGCACCGTTGGGGATGCGGAAGGCGAGCTTTCCCTGGGCGGTGCACGGCCCAGGGTCAGTGCTTCTCTCAGCCTCGATACGCTGGTGCTCGATCCCTATCTGGGCGGGGGCGGCTCGGCCCGATCCGCTGGCGGAAACGGCGGTGGACGGTCAGCTGGCGGCAATGGCGGAGCACAGGCTTCCGGCTGGAGCACCGAGCGCATCGATTTTTCCGGCTTGAAGTCGGTCGATGCCGATCTCGCGATCTCTGCATCCTCGATCCGCTGGGACAAGCTGACGATCGGCCAGAGCAAGCTGACGGTCGCGATTGCGGGCGGCAAGCTCAAGGCGGATCTCAATCCGCTCAATCTCTATGATGGTGCTGCGTCGGGCACGGTGCGGATTGACGGGACCTCCGCCCAGCCCACCGTTGCGGCGTCTTTCTCGCTGGAACGGCTGGAAGCGCATCCTTTCTTGCGCGATCTGGCGGATTTCCGCGCACTTCATGGCAAGACGGCGATCACCTTCGATGTAACGACGGCGGGCGCCAGTCAGGCGGCGCTTGCCTCGGCGCTTTCCGGCAAGGCATTGGTGAAGTTCACGAACGGCTCCCTTCGCGGCATCAACATTCCGTCGATGGTGCGCAATCTCTCCGCGCAGACGCTTCTGGGCTGGGGCGATACGGGCGACGAACAGGCGACCGATTTCAGCGAGCTTTCCGCCAGTTTCGATATCGCCAATGGCGTGGCTTCCACCAGCGATCTGAGGCTGCTTGGCCCGCTGGTGCGTGTCACCGGTGGCGGCAGGACCGATATCGGCCGTCAGACCCTCGATTGGCGTGTGGAACCGCGGATTGTGCCGACGCTTGAGGGGCAGGGAAATTCCGCGGAGATGGTCGGCCTCGGCGTTCCGGTGGTGATCAAGGGAAGCTGGGCCAATCCGCGGATCTATCCCGATATCAAGGGCATTCTTGAAAACCCGGCCGAAGCCTACAAGCAGCTTCAGTCCGTCGGTGGCGGTCTTCTGGATCTGGTCAAGAAAAACCCCGCCAAGGCGGTCGAGAACACGGTGAAACAGCTCACCGGCGAAGGCATCGACATCAACAAGGTCATGGATGGCGAGATCGACGACGATGCTGTCTTGAAGACCATCGAACAGGGCTTCAAGGTCGCGCCGAACCTGTTCGGGATCGGCAAAAAGAAGAAGCAGTAG
- a CDS encoding metallopeptidase family protein, with protein MNASHWSSATAPDLATFRDIAHEAFEALPQEFRAQCDGIVIAIDEFPTDIMLESVGAEDEFDLLGLFEGVGLAQTGGETFTGQQPNRIWLFRRPILDYWAGYDESLGAIITHVLIHEIGHHFGLSDEDMEAIEAEA; from the coding sequence ATGAACGCTTCCCACTGGTCCAGCGCCACAGCCCCCGATCTCGCAACCTTTCGCGACATCGCCCACGAAGCCTTCGAAGCTCTGCCGCAAGAATTCCGCGCGCAATGCGACGGGATCGTTATCGCAATCGACGAATTCCCGACCGACATCATGCTGGAAAGCGTTGGCGCGGAGGACGAATTCGACCTGCTCGGGCTGTTTGAAGGCGTGGGGCTCGCCCAGACCGGCGGTGAGACCTTCACCGGCCAGCAACCCAACCGGATCTGGCTTTTCCGCCGCCCGATCCTCGACTACTGGGCAGGCTATGACGAAAGCCTCGGAGCGATCATCACCCACGTGCTGATCCACGAGATCGGGCATCATTTCGGCCTGTCAGACGAGGACATGGAAGCCATCGAGGCGGAGGCCTGA
- a CDS encoding disulfide bond formation protein B encodes MTRPRDLYALALEHRLPLVSGLCALGSIVVVSSAWSFQLIGGYMPCELCLEQRIPYYAGAPLALLALLVSWKAPDKTPLVRLLLIAFALLMIYGGGVGAYQAGAEWGFWPGPLDCSGDGGGGVNDAASLLNSLQTIKIVSCTDVQLRILGLSFAGWNVLTSAGLAAIAFWAALARGRRA; translated from the coding sequence ATGACACGCCCCCGAGACCTTTATGCGCTTGCCCTTGAACACCGCCTGCCTCTGGTTTCGGGCCTGTGCGCGCTGGGAAGCATCGTTGTCGTGTCGAGCGCCTGGAGCTTCCAGCTTATCGGCGGCTATATGCCGTGCGAACTCTGTCTGGAACAGCGCATTCCCTACTATGCCGGCGCGCCGCTCGCACTGCTCGCCCTGCTGGTCTCCTGGAAAGCCCCAGACAAGACGCCGCTGGTTCGGCTTCTGCTGATCGCCTTTGCCCTGCTGATGATCTATGGCGGCGGCGTGGGCGCCTATCAGGCGGGCGCGGAATGGGGCTTCTGGCCCGGCCCCCTCGATTGCAGCGGAGATGGCGGTGGCGGTGTCAATGACGCGGCAAGCCTTCTCAATTCGCTTCAGACGATCAAGATCGTGAGCTGCACCGATGTGCAGTTGCGCATTCTCGGGCTCAGCTTTGCTGGATGGAATGTACTCACCTCCGCCGGACTTGCGGCCATCGCATTCTGGGCGGCACTGGCAAGGGGACGCCGCGCCTAG
- a CDS encoding YqaA family protein — MLRRLYDWTMSLAAGPRARMALGAVSFAESSIFPIPPDMLLIPMVLAERTKAWTLALLCTITSVAGGLAGYAIGALLFAQIAEPILAFYGYLDAFETFKTRYNDWGAWAVLIAGVTPFPFKVITIASGATGLDLAVFTIASIIARGVRFFFVAGLLYLFGPPIRNFIEKRLGLVFTVFMVMLIAGFAAIKLL, encoded by the coding sequence ATGCTTCGACGCCTCTACGACTGGACCATGTCGCTCGCTGCCGGACCACGCGCCAGGATGGCGCTGGGGGCGGTTTCATTTGCGGAAAGCTCCATCTTCCCGATCCCGCCCGACATGCTGCTGATCCCGATGGTTCTGGCGGAGCGGACGAAGGCCTGGACGCTGGCCCTTCTGTGCACGATCACATCCGTCGCCGGAGGGCTCGCGGGCTATGCCATTGGCGCATTGCTGTTTGCACAGATCGCCGAACCGATCCTTGCCTTCTACGGCTATCTGGACGCGTTCGAAACATTCAAGACCCGCTATAACGACTGGGGTGCCTGGGCGGTGCTGATCGCAGGCGTCACGCCCTTCCCTTTCAAGGTCATCACCATCGCCAGCGGTGCGACCGGGCTCGACCTCGCGGTTTTCACGATTGCCAGCATCATCGCCCGCGGTGTGCGCTTCTTCTTCGTTGCGGGCCTGCTCTATCTGTTCGGCCCGCCGATCCGGAATTTCATCGAAAAGCGCCTCGGCCTCGTCTTTACCGTTTTTATGGTCATGCTCATTGCCGGGTTCGCGGCAATCAAGCTGCTGTGA